Proteins from one Fragaria vesca subsp. vesca linkage group LG6, FraVesHawaii_1.0, whole genome shotgun sequence genomic window:
- the LOC101296027 gene encoding uncharacterized protein At2g41620-like, with translation MLHSTEMSLVLGAKRFLEWRHSKYMMGRISEYPVLAALGGEVVNMQQIRAFLRVHLKDYGLLDFDASDVSNPPPVDTTWQQIYFCLRSGYNDEARTVAASSNASQEFAPPLNEWITSGGRVSPETSARASYELDMMLRTYDVEGGAGYEKEKMLVYALVSGSRSLFHRLREDYSPLFDTDEHYHWFMLASIRDIPVGAASTVTHAGLETLTLSDLQVYVNTSGPDEADRLMYPYLLLLSIQLIPAITYMFEEYDIDAAHVSIALADHGVLSEVAGAAQGIGMMDAYGKASHITKQYGSTRFLPHDISMALEYYAQAAAVLGGGRLAWPIGGNVGQQRQRNARLKHVLSELLMTDGGIRLLFGFRGKEGELARFFPDVNERIQFLHEAARQCQEFGLPGKCREIKAEIRRG, from the exons AGAGTATCCTGTACTG GCTGCCCTGGGAGGGGAGGTTGTAAACATGCAACAGATTCGCGCATTCCTCAGG GTGCATTTGAAAGATTATGGACTTCTAGATTTTGATGCAAGTGATGTTAGTAATCCACCTCCTGTCGATACCACTTGGCAGCAG ATCTACTTTTGCCTGAGATCTGGGTATAATGATGAAGCAAGAACAGTTGCTGCATCATCGAATGCTTCACAGGAGTTTGCGCCACCG CTGAACGAGTGGATCACATCTGGAGGGAGGGTGTCTCCGGAGACCTCAGCTAGAGCTTCATATGAGTTGGATATGATGTTGAGGACATATGATGTTGAGGGTGGAGCTGGTTACGAGAAGGAGAAGATGTTAGTATATGCTCTCGTATCTGGTTCAAGAAGCCTCTTCCACCGCCTGCGGGAAGATTATTCACCTCTATTTGACACTGATGAGCATTACCACTGGTTCATGTTAGCGTCTATTAGAGATATCCCAGTTGGAGCTGCATCCACTGTCACGCATGCTGGCTTGGAGACACTCACATTGAGCGATTTGCAGGTCTATGTGAATACCTCTGGCCCAGATGAAGCAGACCGTCTCATGTATCCTTATCTTTTACTTTTGAGCATCCAGTTGATACCAGCTATCACATACATGTTTGAGGAGTATGACATTGATGCTGCCCACGTATCGATTGCGCTAGCAGACCATGGTGTCCTATCAGAAGTTGCTGGTGCTGCACAAGGGATTGGTATGATGGATGCTTATGGAAAAGCATCTCACATCACCAAGCAGTATGGATCTACCAGATTTCTTCCTCATGATATATCAATGGCCTTAGAATATTATGCACAAGCTGCTGCTGTCCTTGGTGGTGGACGGTTGGCATGGCCTATAGGAGGTAATGTGGGTCAGCAGAGGCAGAGAAATGCGAGGCTGAAGCATGTCCTTAGTGAGCTTCTAATGACAGATGGTGGTATCCGCCTTCTTTTTGGTTTTAGAGGCAAGGAAGGTGAACTTGCAAGATTCTTCCCTGATGTGAATGAAAGGATTCAGTTCCTGCATGAAGCTGCACGACAATGTCAGGAATTTGGGTTGCCTGGCAAG TGTCGAGAGATTAAAGCTGAGATTCGACGAGGTTGA